In Blastococcus saxobsidens DD2, the genomic stretch CCCCGGTTACGACGGCCACACCTTCTGGGACACCGAGACCTACGTGCTGCCGGTGCTGACCTACACCGCTCCGCAGGCGGTCCGGGACGCGTTGCGCTGGCGGCACTCGATCCTCGACAAGGCGCGGGAGCGCGCCCGCGTGCTGGGCATGCAGGGGGCGGCCTTCCCCTGGCGCACCATCCGCGGCGAGGAGACCTCCGGCTACTGGCCGGCGGGGACGGCGGCCTTCCACATCAACGCCGACATCGCCGACGCGGTCGTCCGCTACTTCAACGCCACCCTGGACGACGACTTCGACCGCGACTTCGGCACCGAACTGCTCGTCGAGACCGCCCGGCTGTGGGCCTCGCTCGGCCACTTCGACACCGAGCACGGGTTTCGCATCGACGGCGTGACCGGCCCGGACGAGTACACGGCCGTGGTCGACAACAACGTGTACACGAACCTGATGGCGCAGCGGAACCTGCGCGAGGCGGCCGCGGCGGCGCGCCGTCAGCCCGACGTGGCCGGCCGGCTCGAGGTGTCGGAGGACGAGGTGGAGACGTGGCTGCGCGCGGCCTCGCTGATGGCGGTGCCGTACGACACCCGGCGCGGGGTGCACATGCAGTCCGACGGCTTCACCCACCACGAGGAGTGGGACTTCGAGAACACCCCGCGCTCGGACTACCCGCTGCTCCTGCACTACCCGTACTTCGACATCTACCGCAAGCAGGTCACCAAGCAGGCCGACCTGGTGATGGCGCTGCACCTGCGGGGTGACGCCTTCACGCTCGAGGAGAAGATCGCCGATTTCGCCTACTACGAGGCCCGCACCACCCGGGACTCGTCGCTGTCGGCGAGCCAGCAGGCCGTGGTCGCCGCCGAGACCGGGCACCTGCAGCTCGCCTACGACTACTGGGCGGAGGTGGCGCTGACCGACCTGCAGAACCTGCACCTCAACTCCGGTCACGGCCTGCACATCGCCTCGCTGGCAGGCGCCTGGACCGTCGCCGTGGCCGGGTTCGGAGGGATGCGCGACCACAACGGGGAACTGGCGTTCGCCCCGCGGCTGCCCCCGCGGATCACCCGGCTCTGCTTCCGCATGGTCTACCGCGGGCGCAAGCTGACCGTGACGGTGGAGCCGGCACGGGCCACCTACCGGCTGGTCGACGGCGATCCGCTGGACATCCGCCACCACGGGCGGCAGGTGACCGTCGACCACGAGGACGTCGTGCTGGACATCCCCGCGCCGCCGGACGTCGAGCCGGTCTCCCAGCCACCGGGGTGCGAGCCCCGGCGGCGGACCCGGTCCCGGAGCACACCGGCCGTGCGTCCGTCGGCGAAGGACAGCGAGCGGCTCAGCTGATCAGCCAGCGGGCGCCCAGCGCGAGCGCCCCGACGTCGACGACGAGGAAGAAGCCGACCCAGAGCGCAGCCGGGAGACGGGTCAGGCGGGCGAGCTGGTCGGCGTCGGAGTCCGGTGCGGCCCGGCGGCGCCGGGCCCCGTGCAGCTCCAGCACCGCGCGCGGCGCGGCCAGCAGCAGGAACCAGGTGGCCACCGCCCCGAACAGCGCCTGGCCCGCCGGCGGCAGCCACCAGGTGGCCGCGAAGACGATCCCGCCGGTGGCCAGCACCGACCACAGGCCGTACCAGTTGCGGATCTGGACCAGCAGCAGCGCCAGGAGGGTCAGCAGAACCCAGAGCAGGCCGACGGCGTGGCCCGCGGCCAGGAGCGCGGCCGCGCCCAGGCCGAACAGTGCCGGCCCGGTGTAGCCGGCCGCGCAGGTGAGCACCATGCCGATCCCGGTGGGGCGGCCGGCGGAGACGGTCAGCCCGGAGGTGTCGGAGTGCAGCCTGATGCCGGCCAGCCGGCGGCCTACGGCTGCGGCCACCAGGCCGTGCGCGCCCTCGTGGGCGATCGTCACCACGTTGCGGGTCAGCCGCCACGCCGCGGGAGAGCCGACCAGGAGGGCCGCCGCGGCGGCGCTGCCCCAGAGCAGTGCGGGGGACAGGTCGGGGACCGTCGCGCTCACCTGCGCCCACCAGCGCTGCAGCCGATCCAGGGTGTTCCCTCCTCGCGCCCGCGCCTCGCCGCTCAGGGGCGAACGGGACGGTCCGCATCCGGTGGCCATCACTGCGAATATCGACCGTTATCCCTAACATTAAAGTAAATAAAAGACGCTGTTGCAGCCGGCACGCCCACTACCGAAAAAACCGCAGCAACACCACGGGATCAGTTGCCGGGCTTGACCGCCTTGCCGCGTTCACGTTCGGCGTCGTCGGCCTCGTAGACGCCCGGTGTCGCCGTCGCGGTCCCGCCGTCGTCGGCGCCGGGGGTGACCGGCGCGTCGATGAGGTCGTCCGGCCCGGGGGAGGGGGTGCCCCCCGGCTCGCCCCTGTGGTCGGTGTCCGGTCGCGCCTCGCTCATCGGTCCTCCTGGTCTCGGTCTGCTCGCTCCGAGGGGCGCTACCCGCCGGGCGGCGCGGGAACCGGCGGACCGGTCACAGCTGCTGGGTCAGGTTCACCGCGTTGCCATCGGGTTCGGTGACGTGAGCGACTCGCTGCCCCCAGGCATGTCGTTCGACCCGGACGGCGCGGTACCGCCGAGACCGGCGACGCGGGGAGGAGTGCGTCGACGTCGGGCACCTCGACGCTGAGCAGCACCCGGCCCGGGAAGCCCGTCCTGACCGCGGAGTCGGCCGTGAGCCCGAGCTCGGAGGTCCCCAGGCGCAGCCCGAGGTAGAACAGCGGGCCCTCCTCGGGGAAGCGGTCGGTCTCCTGCGCGTCGAGCAGGCCGACGTAAAAGAAGCGCAGCCGCTCGATGTCCGGGGTGACCAGGATGGGTTGCACGGTGGCGGGCATGCACGGCTCCGGGGAAGGGATGGCCGATCGGTCCTGCCGGTTTCGACCGTCCGGGCCGCCGGGAGTGAGCGGTCAGTCCTGACGGGTGAACAGCCAGCGGGCGAAGACGGCGTCCTGGTAGAGCTCCGTGCACCACAGGACGGAGAGCCGGAAGGTTCCCGGCGGCACGACCAGGATCGGGCTGGCGTCGGTGGCGGCGTCGTCGTCCAGCCGGTCCGACGACGGCGTGGGGCCGGGGGACTCGGGAAGGAGGAAGGCGCCGTCCTCGCCTGTCCCGTCCAGCGCCGCGCTGATGAACGCCAGCCGGCCGCTGGGCACCGTCACCAGGTCGCCGAGCTGGTCGTCGGCCGCCGGGAACCGCAGGGCGGCGTCGAGCGTGCCGCGGTAGTCACCGGCGCTGGCCTGCACGACGGCGACGCTGCCGTCCTCGCCCCGGAAGACCTCCAGCCACCCCTCGTCACCGACCTCCGGGTCGGTGAGGACGACGGCCGCGGTGCTCCGATCCCAGCGGGATGCCGGTCAGTTGGTAGTCCAGCTGCGGCACCAGGGCCTCGTAGGCCTGGTCGGAGAGGCCGCGCCAGGCGGGGAGCAGGTCGCCGTCCAGGGCGAGGAAGGGCTCGCCGTTGGTCCAGCAGCGGCCGACGTGCGTCCAGGCGGGTGGCATGCCGCCATCCTCCCGGAGCGGCTCAGCCCGCGTCGGCCGCGACGATCTTCTGCAGCGCGCGGACGTGACCGCGGTAGGCGCGGGTGCCCTCCGGCGTGAGGGGCGTTTCCGTATTGGAAGCAGTAGCGCCGAGTCTTCTGCACGGAATCCATCACCGCACCGGACCTCCGCCAGGCCCCTTGACTTAGTCCGACCTAGTCAAGACGATGATCCGGTGACGCGGACCGTGAACGTGCACGAGGCGAAGACGCACCTGTCCCGGCTGCTGGAGGCGGTCGAGGCGGGAGAGGACGTCGTCATCGCGCGGGCCGGCAAGCCGGTCGCCCGATTGGTGTCCGCCACCGTGCGGACCGCGCCGCGCACCCCCGGGTCATGGCGGGGGTGCGGCTTCGTCGCCGACGACTTCGACGAGACGCCCGAAGACCTGATCACCGCCTTCCACGGTGACATCAACCCGTGACCCTGTTGCTGGACACGCACGTCCTGCTGTGGTGGATGTTCGACGACGACCGGCTGACATCGGCGATGCGGGAAGCGATCTCCGACCCCGCGACATCGGTCGCGGTGTCGGCGGTCTCCGCCTGGGAGCTGGCGATCAAGGCGGCGCTCGGAAAGCTGGCGATCCCGGATGACCTGACCGAGGAGATCCAGCGACAGGGCTTCGCCGCCATCCCGGTAACCGTGGAGGACGGTGTGGCGGCCGGCGCGCTACCGCGACACCATGCCAATCCTTTCGACCGGATGCTGATCGCTCAGGCTCTGCGACGGGGGCTTGTTCTCGTGACGGCGGATCGACGTTTCGCCGACTACGACGTCCCGACTCTGGCCTAGTAGTCGGACGGTCGGAGGGGGACTCCAGAGGGGCTTCTCATCGATGAGTTGACATAACGTTGATTATCGGCGCGCAGCCACGAGTGCGGGAAAGGGGTTGTCGATCTTGGCGGACTCGCTGATCGCTGTGCCGAACCGGCGGGCGTTCACGAGTCACCGCCACCGTCCTCGTCGCCGCACCGCGCCATGCCGTCCGCGACGATCTCCGCAACGGCCGGTCCGACCGTGGCCGCGACGGCGGATGGCCACCGGTGACCTCGCCCGCCGGTGTGCGACTCCCCCGTCATGATCATCGACGATCACGATCGTCCGTGCCCGCCGCCGGGCGCCGGATCGTCGTCCGGGCGACCCGTGGTGCATGGCGGGAATCTCCGGAGGTAGCTCTGCCCTACAGGCTGGGGCTACCCTCGATACGTCACTGTGACGCAACCAGTGCCGTGCCCGTCGTTCGACGGGCGGTCGACCGTCGCCGTTCGTAGGGTCGCACCATGAGAACCCGACGGCCGTTCGCCGCACTGATGACCTCGCTGGCTCTGTTCGGCGGAGCTGCATCGCTGACCGCCTGCGGTGACCCGGCCGGGCTGGACCGCAACGACGGCTCGACCGACGACGTGGTCGAGACGGCCGACCCGGAGGAGGCGGACCGGGAGAACCTGCCGGACGTCAGCAACAAGGAGCCCGGGAGCGACACCGACGACGACACCCAGGACCCGGACTGAGCGCAGCGGCTCAGCTGGAGCGTTCGGTGACCCACAGCCGGTCCAGCCGGCCGGTCGAGTGCACCAGATCGGCCAGCGAACGCTCCAACTCGGCCTTGGTCGGCCGCTCCTGGAGCAGGGTCTGGACGTCCTCGAGTGCGCAGCGCAGCTGGAACAGCCGGTCCTGCAGCCCGTCGAGCTCCGCCCGGGACACCAGGACGACGTCGCCCGGCAGCCCCGCCTTGGCGGTCGCCGACCGCTGCTCGTAGGCCCGTTGCCGGCACGCCTGGCCGCAGTACAGGCGGGGACGGCCCACCGACCCCTGCTGCGGAAGGACACGGCGGCACCACCCGCAGCGCCGCTCGTCGTCACTCCCCCGGCTGGGGAGAGGAACGAGGGGTGCCGAGGTGACGCTCCCGGACGCGTGCTGCTGTGCCACGACTGCGCACGCTAGACGCCGCCGCCGACAGCTTCTGGTGACACGCCAGGACAACCGCACGGAAGGTGCGAGATGACCCATCCCTCCCCGGAGGACCTCTCCCCGGTTTTCGATGCGCTCAGTGAGGAGGGGCTCCGCGCCGCCGGCAGCCTCAAGTGGACCAGGTACGCCGGGGCCCTGGGCGCCTTCGTGGCCGAGATGGACTTCGGGACGGCGCCGGTGGTCACCCGCGCGCTGATCGCTGCGGTGGAGGCCGGCCGCTTGGGCTACCTCACACCCGTTGCCGCCACCGACATGGCCCGGGCCTGCGCGCGGTGGCAGTTCGACCGGTACGGCTGGGCGGTCCCGCCTGAGTGGGTGACCCCGTTGCCCGACGTCCTGGCCGGGCTCCAGGCCGCCATCGAGCACTTCACTCCCGCCGGGAGCCCGGTCGTCCTGCCCACGCCCGCCTACATGCCCTTCCTCAACGTCCCCGGCCTCCTGGGCCGCGAGCTGATCGAGGTCCCGATGGTGCGGCGCGACGGCCGCCCGACCTACGACCTGGACGGGATCGCGCGCGCGTTCGACCAGGGCGGCCGGTTGTTCGTGCACTGCAATCCGCACAATCCCACGGGGCGCGTGTTCAGCACGGCCGAGCAGCTCGAGCTGGCCGACGTCGTCGACCGCTCCGGCGCGCGGGTGTTCTCCGACGAGATCCACGCACCGCTTGTCCTGCCGGGAGCGGTGCACCGCCCCTACGCCTCGCTCGGCCCGGTCCCCGCGGGCCACACCGTCACGGCGACGTCGGCGTCGAAGGCGTGGAACCTGCCGGGCCTGAAGGCCGCCCAGCTGATCGTGTCCGCCGCCGCCGACGCCGAGCACTGGGCGCGGGTCGGCTTCCTCGCCGGGCACGGAGCCGCCACCCCCGGCGTGCTCGCAGCCACCGTCGCCTACGCCGAGGGTGGGCCGTGGCTGGACGGGGTGCTCGGCTACCTGGCCGGCAACCGCCGGCTCCTGGCCGAGCTGCTGGCCCAGCAGATCCCGGCCATCGGGTTCGCACCCCCTGAGGGCACCTACCTGGCCTGGCTGGACTGCCGCGAGCTGGGCCTGGCCGGGCGCGCCGGCGACTTCTTCCTGGAGCAGGCGGGGGTAGCCCTGGTCGACGGCGCCGACTGCGGCGCCCCGGGCCACGTGCGGCTGAACTTCGCGACGTCGCGGCCGCTGCTCACCGCCATGGTCGAGCGGATGGCCGCGGCGCTGGGACGGTCCTGACAGGGCCCCGCACGGGTCCGGTGCGCTGCCACTAGCGTGAACGCGTGCCTGCCGCGCGGTTCGCCTTCCTGGACGCGCCGACGCCGTTGGCCATGGCGCACCGGGGCGGCGCCATCGAGCACCTGGAGAACACCATGCCGGCCTTCCAGGCCTGCGTGGACCTGGGTTACCGCTACCTGGAGACCGATGTCCAGGTCACCGCCGACGGCGTGCTCGTGGCCTTCCACGATCCCACCCTGGAGCGGATCACCGACGGCACCGGGCGGATCGACGGGCTCACGTGGGCGCAGGTGTCCGAGGCCCGCATCGGCGGCCGGGAGCCGATCGTGCGCCTGGAGGACCTGCTGGCCGCCTGGCCCGACGTCTGCTTCAACCTCGACATCAAGGCGGCCGGCGTGCTGGCTCCGCTGGTGCGCCTCACCCGCCGCATGGCGGTGACCGACCGGATCTGCCTCGGGTCCTTCTCCGACGCACGGATCGCCGCGGCCCGGCGGCTGTTCGGCCCCACCGTGTGCACCTCGCTCGGGCCGCGCGGGGTCGCTGCGCTGCGGCTGTCGTCCTACTCCCCGCGCGCCGCCGGCCTGGTGCGCATCTCGGCCGGGTGTGCGCAGGTCCCCCTGCAACTCGGTGGCCGGGCACTGGTCGACGAGCGGTTCGTGGCCGCCGCCCACGCCCGTGGTCTGCAGGTGCACGTGTGGACCGTGGACGACCCGGTCGAGGCCGAGGCAATGCTCGATCTCGGCGTCGACGGGATCATGACCGACCGGCCGGCCATGCTGCGCGAACTGCTGGAGAAGCGCGGCCAGTGGACGCCGCGGTGAGCATCGGCGCGCGGCTGCGCCGCTGGCACCCGCGCACTCCGCCGCTGCCGCAGGACCTCGCCGACCTCGTCCGGGCCGGGGATCCGGAGTGGTTCGCCCGCGAGCTGGCGATCGCCGTCGCGCCGCCGTGGTGGGTGTGGACTCACCTGCTGCGCCGCTTCTCCTGGGTGGTGGGCATCTTCGGCCGGGTGGAGGTGACCGGCAGCATCCCCGAGGAGCTGCGCCGCGGGCCGCTGCTGCTGGCCGCCAACCACATCGGCGACTTCGATCCGTTCGTCATCGCCGTCGCTCTGCACAGGCTGGGTGTGGCGCCGCGGATCATGACCACCGGCGGGATCATCTCCGCACCCGTGGCCGGTGCACTCCTCGAGCGCACCGGCGCCATCCGGGTGGAGCGGGGCACGGAGCTGGCCCGGCACGCGGTGCGGGTGACCGAGGTGGCGCTGGTCCACGGCGGGCACGTCGTCGCCTATCCGGAGGGGCGGGTGGGCCTGGCGCCGGACTTCTGGCCCGAGCGCGGGCGCACCGGCATGGCTCGGCTGGCCCTCGGGCTGCGGGTCCCGGTGATCCCGGTGAGCCAGTGGGGGGCGCACGAGGTGCTGCAGTACGGCAACGACTGGGGAAAGCTGCGCACGCTCTTGCGGGCCGTCGTGCGGCGTCCGGCGCTGCGGGTCCACGTCGGCCCGCCCGTCGTCTTCGACGACCTGCAGATGGGCCGGGTCGGGGACGCCAACCGGGCGCGCATGCGCATCGCCGCAGCGTTGACCCGCGGCCTGCGCCCGCTGCGCGCCGACGAGCTGGACGCCCCGGCCTTCCGCGACCCGACGCGCCCGACGACGGCCGTCGCCGCGTTCCCCGGCGGGATCGTTCCGGACGACATCCCGTGACGGGGTCGCCCCGGTACTGGACCGGGCCGGAACGGACTGGAAATCTGCCGCGGTGACCACTGCCCCGCCCGCCACCGGTCCGTCGGTGCCGCCGGTCGATCGCGCGCTCCGGCGCGAGCGCTTCGGCTGGTACTCCTACGACTGGGCGATGTCGGTCTTCAACACCTCGGTGACGACCGTCTTCCTGGCGCCCTACCTGACCTCGATCGCCGAGGCCGCCGCGGACGCCGACGGTCGCATCCACCCGCTGGGGATCAGCGTCCCGGCGGGGAGCTTCTTCGGCTACGTCCTGTCGCTGTCGGTGCTCCTGCAGGTGCTGGTCCTCCCCCTCACCGGCGCGATCGCCGACCGGAGCGGCCGCAAGCGCCAGCTCCTGGCCGGGTTCGCCACCCTGGGCTCGCTGTGCACGATGGCGATGTTCTTCGTCGCCGACGACCGGTACCTCCTCGGCGCCTCGCTGTTCATCGTGGCCAACCTCTGCTTCGGCGCCGCGACGGTCGTCTACTACTCGTGGCTGCCCGACCTCGCCGGCCCCGACGAGCGGGACAAGGTCTCCAGCCGCGGCTGGGCCTTCGGCTACCTCGGCGGGGCGCTGCTCCTCGCGCTGAGCCTGGCCCTGTTCACCCAGCACGAGAGCCTCGGCCTGACCGAGGGCGAGGCGGTGCGGATCTCCCTGGCCTCGGCCGGCGTCTGGTGGGCGGGCTTCACCGTCGTCAGCGTCACGCTGCTGCGCAACCGCCGGCCCCAGCACGTCGTCCCGGCCGGCCGGTCGAGGGGCGCGCTGTCCGGTGGATTCCGGCAGTTGGGCGCCACGCTCAAGGACCTGCGCCGCTACCGCCTCACGCTCTGGTTCCTGGTGGCCTACCTGCTCTACAACGACGGCATCCAGACCGTCATCGGCGTCTCTGCCCAGTACGGCGCCGAGCAGCTGGAGCTGAGCCAGACGACGCTGGTCTCGGCGATCCTGCTGGTGCAGGTCGTGGCGTTCCTCGGGGCACTGGCTCTGGGCCGGACGGCAGCGCTGATCGGGGCCAAGCGGACCGTGCTGGGGGCCCTGGTCGTCTGGACCGGCGTGCTCGTCGCCGCCTACTTCCTGCAGACCGGGGCCGCCGTCCAGTTCTACGTGCTGGCGTCGGTGATCGGGTTCGTCCTGGGCGGTAGCCAGGCGCTGTCCCGGTCGATGTTCAGCCAGCTGATCCCGCCCGGCAAGGAGGCCGAGTACTTCGGTCTCTACGAGATCAGCGACCGCGGCACCAGTTGGCTCGGGCCGTTCCTGTTCGCCCTGACCTACCAGCTGACCGACTCCTACCGGTACGCCATCTTCAGCCTGATCTTCTTCTTCGTCGCCGGCTTCTACCTGCTCGCCAAGCTCGATCTGCGCCAGGCGATCGTCGAAGCCGGCAACACCCCACCGGAGCGCGTGTGACCGCGGTCGAATCAGGGTCCCCGACCACTCCTCAGCCGCTGTCGTTCCCGGCCGCGGTGCCGGCGTCCGGGGACCGGCGCCGGCACCCCGCTCCGGCGCACCTGCGGTTCTTCCACGGGCCGATGGACTGCGGGAAGTCGACGCTGGCGCTGCAGGTGGACCACAACCACAGCCGGCAGGGTCGGCACGGCCTGCTGGTCACCCAGGGCGACCGCTCCGCCGCGCCGCAGATCAGCTCCCGCGTCGGGCTGTGCCGCGACGCCATCGACATCGACGGGGGTACCGATCTGCGGCTGCTCGTCCGGGACCGGTGGGCGGACGGCCACCGGGTGGACTACCTGATCGTCGACGAGGCGCAGTTCCTCTCCCCCGGCCAGGTGGACCAGCTCGCCGAGCTCGTGGACGAGTCGCACGTCGACGTCTACGCGTTCGGGCTGACGACCGACTTCCGCACCCGGCTGTTCCCGGGCACCCAGCGGCTGCTGGAGGTGGCCGACGACGTCCAGCGCATCCAGGTCGAGGTGCTGTGCTGGTGCGGCCTGCCCGGGCTGCTCAACGCCCGCGTCGTCGACGGCGTCATGGTGCGCTCGGGGAAGACCGTCGTCGTCGCCGACACCGCCCCTGCCGAACTGCCCGGGAAAGCCCCCGGCCCCTCCCCCGCCGTCCGGTACCAGGTGCTGTGCCGACGGCACTATGCGCGGGGTGAACTGGGGCCCACGGCGGCCGGGCCAGGGCAGCTGGCCCTGCCCTGAGCCGCGCTCTCACCCGTGCGAGGGGCGCTGACAGCCAAGATCCCACCCCATGCGATGATGAGCAGCCGATTCGGCGGAATCTCTCCGCCTTTTTCGTCGTTTATCTCTCTGACTCCCCGATCAGCTGGGTAAGGCCCTGGCGATCGGACGTCGAGTCCCGACCGACACAAGACGAGAGGACGGTGTGCCATGGGTGAGCGTTCCTTGCGCGGCAGCCGACTGGGCAGCGTCAGCTACGAGACCGAGCGGAACACCGCTCCCATTGAGCGGCAGTACGCGGAGTACCGGTGCGCTTCCGGCCACCTGTTCACGGTGCCCTTCGCCGACGACGCGGAGCTCCCCGACACGTGGGAGTGCAAGTTCGACGGCGGCGTGGCGAAGCTGATCGGCGGGGCCGAGCCGGCGCCCAAGAAGGTGAAGCCCCCGCGGACCCACTGGGACATGCTGCTCGAGCGTCGCAGCGTGGAGGATCTCGAGGAGGTCCTCGCCGAGCGCCTCGAGGTGCTCCGCGGCCGGCGTACGCGCGCCAGCTGAACCCAGCACCACAGCGGACGGCCCCGGTGGAACCCCCACCGGGGCCGTTCGGCGTCTGCGGTCAGTCCCGCGGGCGATCCCTCGTCGGGCCGTCGACGATCTCGCCCTCGACCACCAGGTGCTCCCCGGTCCCGGCGCTCCCGAACGGGCCGGCCGGCGGCACGTGCCCGCTGCGGGTGCTGCCGACCCGGACCGGGCCGCGCACGTGATCAGGCAGCCGGGCGAGGACGACCCGTGACAGCACCCGGCGCAGCAGCCCGCGCGTGCCGGGCAGCAGGCACAGCAGGCCCAGCAGGTCGCCGATGAACCCGGGCAGCACCATCAGCAGGCCGCCGACGGCGGCCAGGCCGGCGTCACCGAGTTCCTTCCCGGGCGCCTGCCGCGACGCGGCCCGCGCCCGGAGGTCGGTCAGCGCACGCCGGCCCTGCCGGGCCAGCAGGATCCAGCCGAGCGCGCTGGTGGCCAGCATGGCGAGGACCGTCCAGCCCACCCCGATCCAGGCGGCCACGAGCACGAAGACGACCAGTTCGGCCAGCGCGGTCGACCCGACGACCAGGCGCAGCCGCCGGCGCAGCAGGTCAGCCACGACGATCCCTCCTCCGGGGCCGGAGCCCCTTCTCGGCCCGGCGGTGGTCCCGCCGGCTGTGGGTCACTGCCCGGGCTCCTCGGCCGGGCGGGGCAGCGGCGGCGGCACCCGGCTCGGCAGCCAGCCGGCCAGCCGGTCCTGCACCCCCCACACCGTCACCCGTACCCACGCCTCTCCAACGATCGAGCCGCTCATCTTGCTCCGGCCGAGGACGCGCTCGGAGAAGGTGATCGGTACCTCGGTGACCCGGGCGCCGGCACGAAGATCGCGGGTTCGAACAGCTCCGATGAGCGGACGACGCTGCCGTCGGGCGCCACGATCGCGGAGATGCCGCTGGTCGCGGCGACCGCCACCGTCCGGCCGTACTCGACGGCGCGCAGCCGGCTCATCGCCAGCTGCTGGGCGCTCTCGTCGGTGTAGCCGAACGTCGCGTTGTTGGTCTGGACGACGAGCATGCCGGCGCCCGCGTCCACGACGTCGCGGACCAGGTCGTCGTAGACCACCTCGAAGCAGATCAGGTCGCCCAGCCGGATGCCGCCCACCTCGAGCAGGCCCTCCTCGTCGCCCGCGGCGAAGTCCCGGCGGACCAGGTCGACCTTCTCGCTGAAGAAGCGGAAGAAGTCCCGCGCCGGCACGTACTCGGCGAAGGGCACGGGGTGCCGCTTGACGTAGGTGTCGCCCGCGCCGTCCTCCGGCGTCCAGACGATCGCGGTGTTGCTGATGTACTCCCCCGGGCCGTCGACGACGGCCCCGACCAGGATCGGCGCGTCGACGGCGTCGGCGGCCCGCTGGATCTGCGTGGCGGCGTCGGCGTTGGTGTAGGGGTCGATGTCGGAGCTGTTCTCCGGCCACAGGACGACGTCGGGCTGCGGCCGCTCCCCCGCTGCCACGTCGTCGGCCAGCCGCAGGGTCTGCCGGACGTGGTTGTCCAGCACGGCGCGGCGCTGGGCGTTGAAGTCCAGGCCTGCGCGGGGGACGTCGCCCTGGATGACCGCGACGGTGGCGGTCGGCCCGCCCGCGGTCAACGAGGCACCGGGCAGCGGCAGCCAGGCCAGTGCGCCGATCAGCGGCACGGCCAGCACGGCGGCGACCAGCCGCAGCGCCGGACGGCCGGCGCCGCCCCGCTCCCCCGCCGGACCGCCGGCGGCACGCCGGGACCGCCCGAGGGCTAGCGCGGCGGCGGCCAGCAGGGTGCCCACGAGGGCGACGGCGAAGCTGACCAGGGGCACGCCGCCATAGGCGGCCAGCGCGAGCAGCGGTCCCTCGCTCTGGGAGAACCCGAGCCGGCCCCACGGGAAGCCACCGAAGGGGAACCGGCCCCGGATCGCCTCGTCGGCGACCCAGAGCGCCGCGACCCACACCGGCCACGCCGGCAGCCGCCAGGTGAGCGCGGTCGCACCCCCGAGCAGCGCCAGGAAGAGCGCCTGGCTGACCGCGAGCGCCAGCCACGG encodes the following:
- a CDS encoding type II toxin-antitoxin system Phd/YefM family antitoxin yields the protein MTRTVNVHEAKTHLSRLLEAVEAGEDVVIARAGKPVARLVSATVRTAPRTPGSWRGCGFVADDFDETPEDLITAFHGDINP
- a CDS encoding glycerophosphodiester phosphodiesterase, whose translation is MPAARFAFLDAPTPLAMAHRGGAIEHLENTMPAFQACVDLGYRYLETDVQVTADGVLVAFHDPTLERITDGTGRIDGLTWAQVSEARIGGREPIVRLEDLLAAWPDVCFNLDIKAAGVLAPLVRLTRRMAVTDRICLGSFSDARIAAARRLFGPTVCTSLGPRGVAALRLSSYSPRAAGLVRISAGCAQVPLQLGGRALVDERFVAAAHARGLQVHVWTVDDPVEAEAMLDLGVDGIMTDRPAMLRELLEKRGQWTPR
- a CDS encoding M50 family metallopeptidase, encoding MSATVPDLSPALLWGSAAAAALLVGSPAAWRLTRNVVTIAHEGAHGLVAAAVGRRLAGIRLHSDTSGLTVSAGRPTGIGMVLTCAAGYTGPALFGLGAAALLAAGHAVGLLWVLLTLLALLLVQIRNWYGLWSVLATGGIVFAATWWLPPAGQALFGAVATWFLLLAAPRAVLELHGARRRRAAPDSDADQLARLTRLPAALWVGFFLVVDVGALALGARWLIS
- a CDS encoding glycoside hydrolase family 65 protein encodes the protein MTEGRASFPIEPWALTEVGLDHASLAVHESVFSLANGHIGMRGSFEEGEPVAVPGTYLNGFYEQRPLPYAEVGYGFPEQGQTVVNVTDGKLIRLLVKDSPLDLNYGEIIDHRRTLDLRGGVLRRATEWRSPGGRTVRITSTRLVSLVRRSVAAIQYQVEVTDDLGDLYVSLQSDLLANETAGQSSVDGDPRAAAALAEPLECELAVGRGRRAVLVHRTKRSRLRVAAGMDHVIEIPDTSTEDLEASGDLARYALAARIPPHGVLTLTKYLAYGWSSRRSAPAVRDQVEGALATAKLAGFQRLLREQRELLDQHWEDADVEIEGDDELQQAVRVGMFHLLQAGLRGERQPIPAKGLTGPGYDGHTFWDTETYVLPVLTYTAPQAVRDALRWRHSILDKARERARVLGMQGAAFPWRTIRGEETSGYWPAGTAAFHINADIADAVVRYFNATLDDDFDRDFGTELLVETARLWASLGHFDTEHGFRIDGVTGPDEYTAVVDNNVYTNLMAQRNLREAAAAARRQPDVAGRLEVSEDEVETWLRAASLMAVPYDTRRGVHMQSDGFTHHEEWDFENTPRSDYPLLLHYPYFDIYRKQVTKQADLVMALHLRGDAFTLEEKIADFAYYEARTTRDSSLSASQQAVVAAETGHLQLAYDYWAEVALTDLQNLHLNSGHGLHIASLAGAWTVAVAGFGGMRDHNGELAFAPRLPPRITRLCFRMVYRGRKLTVTVEPARATYRLVDGDPLDIRHHGRQVTVDHEDVVLDIPAPPDVEPVSQPPGCEPRRRTRSRSTPAVRPSAKDSERLS
- a CDS encoding MalY/PatB family protein: MTHPSPEDLSPVFDALSEEGLRAAGSLKWTRYAGALGAFVAEMDFGTAPVVTRALIAAVEAGRLGYLTPVAATDMARACARWQFDRYGWAVPPEWVTPLPDVLAGLQAAIEHFTPAGSPVVLPTPAYMPFLNVPGLLGRELIEVPMVRRDGRPTYDLDGIARAFDQGGRLFVHCNPHNPTGRVFSTAEQLELADVVDRSGARVFSDEIHAPLVLPGAVHRPYASLGPVPAGHTVTATSASKAWNLPGLKAAQLIVSAAADAEHWARVGFLAGHGAATPGVLAATVAYAEGGPWLDGVLGYLAGNRRLLAELLAQQIPAIGFAPPEGTYLAWLDCRELGLAGRAGDFFLEQAGVALVDGADCGAPGHVRLNFATSRPLLTAMVERMAAALGRS
- a CDS encoding type II toxin-antitoxin system VapC family toxin, producing MTLLLDTHVLLWWMFDDDRLTSAMREAISDPATSVAVSAVSAWELAIKAALGKLAIPDDLTEEIQRQGFAAIPVTVEDGVAAGALPRHHANPFDRMLIAQALRRGLVLVTADRRFADYDVPTLA
- a CDS encoding lysophospholipid acyltransferase family protein, with the protein product MSIGARLRRWHPRTPPLPQDLADLVRAGDPEWFARELAIAVAPPWWVWTHLLRRFSWVVGIFGRVEVTGSIPEELRRGPLLLAANHIGDFDPFVIAVALHRLGVAPRIMTTGGIISAPVAGALLERTGAIRVERGTELARHAVRVTEVALVHGGHVVAYPEGRVGLAPDFWPERGRTGMARLALGLRVPVIPVSQWGAHEVLQYGNDWGKLRTLLRAVVRRPALRVHVGPPVVFDDLQMGRVGDANRARMRIAAALTRGLRPLRADELDAPAFRDPTRPTTAVAAFPGGIVPDDIP